GCGCCTCGCCGCGCGAGATGCCGAGGTTGCGCGCCAGGCCGAAGGCGCCCATGCCGTACATCAGGCCGAAGTTGATCGCCTTGGCCGCGCGCCGCTCGTCGCCGGTGACCTCGTCGATGCCGCGGCCGAACACTTCCGCGGCGGTGGCGCGGTGGATGTCCGCGCCGCCGGCGAAGGCCGTGAGCAGGCCGTTGTCCTGCGACAGGTGGGCCATGATCCGGAGTTCGATCTGCGAGTAGTCGCAGGCCACGATCTTCCGCCCGGGAGGCGCGATGAAGGCGGTGCGGATGCGGCGCCCGTCCTCGGTGCGGATCGGAATGTTCTGCAGGTTGGGATCGCTCGACGCCAGGCGCCCGGTGGCGGCGCCGGCCTGCTGGTAGCTGGTGTGCAGGCGGCCGGTTTCCGGGTTGACCATCTCCGGCAGCTTGTCGGTGTAGGTGCCGCGCAGCTTGGCCATGCTGCGGTAGTCGAGGATCACCCTTGGCAGCTCGTGGAGTTCGGCGATGGCCTCCAGCGCCTCCTCGTTGGCCGAGGGCTGGCCCTTGGGCGTCTTCACCAGCGTCGGCAGCCTGAGTTCGTCGTAGAGCAGCGCGCAGACCTGCTTGGGCGAATCCAGGTTGAAGCTTCGGCCGGCCAGCGCGGTCGCGCGCTGCTGCAGCTCGAGCATGCGCCGGCCGAGCTCGGCGCCCTGCCGGCGCAGCTCGTCGCCGTCGAGCAGCACGCCGTGCGCCTCGACCCGCGCCAGCACGTCGACCAGCGGCATCTCGATGTCGCGGTACACCGGCTGCAGGCCCGGCTCGGACTCCAGCCGCGCCGAAAGCACGCGGTGCAGGCGCAGGGTGACGTCGGCGTCCTCGGCCGCATAGCGCGTGGCGTCGTCGATGGCCACCTGGGAGAACGGGATCTGCTTCGCGCCCTTGCCGGCGACGTCGGTGTAGGCAAGCGTCTGGTAGCCCAGCTCGCGCCGCGCCAGCGAGTCCATGTCGTGGCGCGCACGGCCGGAGTCGAGCACGAAGCTTTCCAGCAGGGTGTCGTCGGCATAGCCGGCCACGCGGACGCCATGGCGGCGCAGCACGTGCAGGTCGTACTTGCCGTTCTGGCCGACCTTGCGCACGCCGGGGTCTTCCAGCAGCAGACGCAGCCGCTCCAGTGCCTGCGCGCGGTCGAGCTGGGCGGGCGCACCGGGATAGTCGTGCGCCAGCGGAAGATAGGCGGCGTGGCCGGGTTCGGCGCACACGCTCAGGCCGACCAGGTTGGCGCGCAGCGGGTCGAGCGAATCGGTCTCGGTGTCGAGCGCGAAGACGCCCGCTTCGCGCAGGCGCGCGATCCAGGCCTCGAGCGCCGTGGCGTCGAAGATCGTCTCGTGGCGCCCGGCAACCGCAAGCGCCGGGTCCAGCGCAGCGGCGTCCGGAGCCGCCGCCGGCGCGACGAAGCCGGTCCCGGGCCGCGCGATCGTCGCCTTCGCCGGCACCACGCCGTTGGCGCTGCCGCCGTCGAGCTCCCTCAGCGCCTGCCCGAAGCCGTAGCGCGCGTAGAAGGTGCGCAGCGTGTCGACGTCGGGTTCGCGCAGCGCGAGGTCGGTGGGCCCGGCCTCGAGCCCGACGTCGGTGCGGATCGTGGCCAGCGTGCGGTTCAGCGGCAGGCGCTCGAGCGCCGCGCGCAGGTTGTCGCCGACCTTGCCCTTGATCTCCGGTGCGGCGGCGATGACGCCGTCGAGCGTGTCATGCGCCGCGAGCCACTTGGCGGCGGTCTTGGGCCCGCACTTCTCCACGCCGATGATGTTGTCGACGCTGTCGCCCATCAGCGCCAGCAGGTCGACGATCTGGTCGGGGCGCACGCCGAACTTCGCGAACACCGCCTCGTCGGAATCGGTGCGGCTGCCGCTCATCGTGTTGACCAGCGACACGCCGGGCCGCACCAGCTGGGCGAAGTCCTTGTCGCCGGTGGAGATGGTGACGTCGATGCCCTGGGCGGCCGCATCCAGCGCCAGCGTGCCGATCACGTCGTCGGCCTCGACGCCGGGCACGCGCAGGATCGGCATGCCGAGCGCTTCCACCACGTCGCACATCGGCTGCACCTGCGCGCGCAGGTCGTCGGGCATGGGCGCGCGGTTGGCTTTGTATTCGGGATACAGGTCGTCGCGGAAGGTGCGACCGGGCGCGTCGACCACAAAGGCCACGTATTCCGGCTGTTCCTTCAGCGTCGCGCGCAGCATGTTGACCACGCCGAACAGCGCGCCGGTCGGCTCGCCTTCGGCGTTGGTCAGCGGCGGCAGCGCGTGGAAGGCGCGGTAGAGGTAGGAGGAACCGTCGATCAGGACCAGGCGTTTCATGCCCGGATTCTACGTCCTCACCGTCCGTGGCCGAGCCGCTGGCGCATAATCGGGCCAGCCTCCAGGGAGAACGCCATGAACCGCTTCGCGCCTGCCCTTGCCGCCGCGCTCCTGCTGGGCGCCTGCGCCACGTCCGCCGATCCGCTGGTCCAGGCCGGCATTCCGGAGGGCGCGGAGGAGACGGTCCGCATCGAGGCCAACGGTGACACCGTCACCGAATACCGCGTCGACGGCCGCGTCCGCGCGCTGAAGGTCGAACCCTCGCGCGGCCCGACCTACTACCTCTACGACCGCGACGGCGACGGCATCGTCGACAGCGAGCGCGACGGCGTGTCACCGGTCTACTTCAAGCTGTTCGAGTGGAACTGATCACCCCGCCCGGCCACGACCGAGGAGGCGACAGCGGGTACGTCGGCCTGCGCCGTCACCTGCAGCCTGTGCTCACCACCTGGCTGACCGGCCTGCTGTCGGTCCTGCCGCTGGTCCTGACCCTGGTCCTGCTGGGCTGGGCGGTGGGCGTGGTCAACGGCGTGCTGGGGCCGAACAGCCTGTTCGGCCGCTCGTTCACCGTCTTCGGCACCTGGTTCGCCGCGCATCCGGTAGTGGCCTGGCTGCTCGGCACGGCGCTGACCATCGTCCTGGTCTACCTGCTGGGCCTGCTGGTGCAGTCGCGGCTGAAGGCGCCGTTCAAGGCAATGCTCGACAACACCATGCGCCGCATTCCGCTGGTGGGCAGCATCTATGCGCTGGCCGAACGCTTCGTGTCGGTCATCGGCGACCGACAGCAGGCCGACATCGCCGCGATGAGCCCGGTCTGGTGCTTCTTCGGCGGCGACGGCGTGGCCGTGCTCGGCCTGCTGCCCAATCCCGAGCCGATCGAGATCGACGGGCGCATGCACCTGACCGTGCTGGTGCCGACCGCGCCGATCCCGGTGGGCGGCGGCCTGCTGTACGTGCCCGCGGCCTGGGTGAAGCCGGCCGATATCGGCATCGACACCCTGACCAGCGTCTACCTGTCGATGGGCATCACCTCGCCGCGTCCGGGTCCCGCGACGTCGGCGCGTGGTAAAATCCACGTCCCCGTCGGGGAGTAGCCTGCTTCCATCCGTGGAAGCGTCCGCGTCAACACACTCGGCCGCAACCCTGCCGTGGCGCGTGACACCCCTCCAGGTTGGCGAGACCTTCGGTACGCAGGCGCAGCGCAGGACCAGGCGCGCCGGCGTGCCGCCGTCCGCGCGCCTGGCCCTGGAACCTGAATGCACCCGCTTTCCATCCTCATGCTCGGCATCGCGATGTCGACCGACGCCTTCGCCGCGGCCGTCGGCAAGGGCGCGGCCATGCGACGGCCGCAGCTGCGCGATGCACTGCGCGCCGGCCTGATCTTCGGCGCCATCGAAGCGGTGACGCCGGTGGTCGGCTGGGCGCTGGGCACCGCGGCCTCCGCCTACGTCACCGCCTGGGACCACTGGATCGCGTTCACCCTGCTGACCCTGCTCGGGCTGCGCATGATCCGGGCCGGCATCCGCGGCATGGCCGGCGCAGACGACGATGCCGCGGACGCGCCGGTCCGCCACGGCTTCTGGGCGCTGGCCGCCACCGGTTTCGCCACCAGCATCGACGCCATGGCGGTCGGCGTGGGCCTGGCCTTCCTCGACGTCAATATCCTGGCGGTCGCGGCCACCATCGGCCTGACCACCCTGGTGATGGTGACCGCAGGCATCCTGCTCGGCCGGGTGCTGGGCGCGATGGCGGGCCGGCGCGCGGAAATAGGCGGTGGCGTGCTGCTGATCGCGATCGGCGCCTTCATCCTGTTCGAGCACCTGGGCGGGATGGCGTGAGCAGGCGTGCTAACCCGGCGGGCGCCCGCGCGTTCACATCGCTCCCGCGCCGCGGGCGTCACCATCGACCGTCGCACCCACGACCCTCCGGAGCCTGATGTACGGACGCGAACGCCGCCGCGACACGCCGCTGGACCCCGGCGCCCTGCGCGACGGCCTGACCCCCGGGCAGCTGAAGGCGCTGCACACGCTGGAGCAGTTCAAGTGGACGCTCCGCTTCGTCCGCAGGCCGATGTTCCTCGAGCCGGTTCCGGTGGTCTTCGACCGCACCGGCGAACGCTGGGCGGTCCTCGAGCCGGACGGCTCGCTCAACGAATCGCCGGGCTTCAAACTGCGCGACTGAGCCTCAGGCGGGCTGCAGGCTGGCGTAGGCCATCACCAGCCATTTGCTGCCGGCCTCGTCGAAGTTCACCTGCACGCGTGCATGCGCGCCCGCGCCCTCGATGTCGGTCACCACGCCCGTGCCGAACCTGGCGTGGCTGACGCCCTGTCCCACCGCGATCCCCGGCGTCTCGTCGACCACGGCGTGGCCGTAGTCGCGGCGCGGCGCCTGCGCGTAACGCGGCCGCGACACCTGGACCTTGGGGCGCACCTCGTTGAGCAGCGCCGGCGGGATCTCGCGCAGGAAGCGCGACGGCATGCCGTACATGTCCTGGCCGTGCAGGCGCCGGGTTTCGGCGTGGCTCAGCACCAGCTTCTGCCGCGCGCGGGTGATCCCGACATAGGCCAGGCGCCGCTCCTCCTCCAGGCGCCCGCTCTCGTCGATCGAGCGCGCGTTGGGGAACAGGCCTTCCTCCAGGCCGGCCAGGAACACCAGCGGGAACTCGAGGCCCTTGGCGCTGTGCAGCGTCATCAGCTGCACCCCGTCCTCGCCGGCCTGGGCCTGACCTTCGCCCGCCTCGAGCGCGGCGTAGGCGAGGAAGGCGACCAGCTCGGTCAGCGCCGCCGCCTCGTCGTCGTCGCCACGGACGAAGCGCGAGGCCACCGACACCAGCTCGTCGAGGTTGTCGACGCGGGAATCCAGGCTGCCCTTGGACTCGCGCGCGTAGTGCTCCCTCAGGCCCGAGCGCTCGAGCACGTGGTCGATCTTGTCCTTGAGCGGCAGGTCGGCGAGTTCGCCGTCGATGGCATCGAGGAGTGCGTGGAAGGCCGCGAGCGCGTTGCGCGCGCGCCCGGCCAGCCCGCCGCCCTGCGCGCAGCGCTGCGAGGCCTCCCACAGCGACACGCCATCCTCGCGCGCGCGCATGCGCACCTCGTCGAGGGTGCGTCCGCCGATGCCACGCGTGGGCGTGTTGACCGCGCGCTCGAAGGCGGCATCGTCGGCGCGGTTGGCGACCAGCCGCAGGTAGGCGAGCGCATCCTTCACTTCCGCGCGTTCGAAGAAGCGTACGCCGCCGTAGACGCGGTATGGCAGCTGGGCCTCGAGCAGCTTCTCCTCGATGATCCGCGACTGGGCGTTGCTGCGGTAGAGCACGGCGCAGTCGCCGTGGCTGCCGCCGTCGCGCACCCACTCGCGGATGCGGCCGACGATGTAGTCGGCCTCGTCGATCTCGTTGTAGGCGGCGAACAGGTCGATCGGATCGCCTGCGCCGCTGTCGGTCCACAGCTTCTTGCCCAGGCGCCCCGGGTTGTGCGCGATCACCGCGTTGGCGGCGTCGAGGATCGCGGCGGTGGAGCGGTAGTTCTGCTCCAGGCGGATGGTGCGCGCGCCGGGGAAGTCCTGCAGGAAGCGCTGCACGTTCTCGACCTTCGCGCCGCGCCAGCCATAGATCGCCTGGTCGTCGTCGCCGACCACGAAGACCTGGCCCCCGTCGCCCGCCAGCAGGCGGATGAAGCCGTACTGGATGGCGTTGGTGTCCTGGAACTCGTCGACCATCAGGTGGGCGAAGCGCTGGCGGTAGTGCGCCAGCAGCGCCGGCGTGTCGCGCAGCAGTTCGTGCGCGCGCAGCAGGATCTCGGCGAAGTCGACCAGGCCGGCGCGGTCGCAGCGCTCCTGGTAAAGCGCATAGGCCTTCAGCATCACCGAGCCGAATTCGTCCTGGCCGTCCTGGATGTGGGCGGGCCGGCGGCCCTCGTCCTTCTGCGCGTTGATCCACCAGGCGATCTGGCGCGGCGGGAAGCGGGCCTCGTCGAGTTCCAGCTGCTGCACCACGCGCTTGACCAGGCGCAGCTGGTCGTCGGAATCGAGGATCTGGAAGCCTTCGGGCAGCTTCGCGTCCTGCCAGTGCAGGCGCAGCAGGCGGTGGGCCAGGCCGTGGAAGGTGCCGATCCACAGGCCGCGGGCACCGTTGCGCAGCAGGGCATCGGCGCGGTGGCGCATCTCGGCCGCCGCCTTGTTGGTGAAGGTGACCGCGAAGATGCCGTGCACCGGCACCCCGAAGACCTCGTTCAGCCAGGCGATGCGGTGGGTGAGGACCCGGGTCTTGCCGGAGCCGGCGCCGGCAAGCACGAGGTAGTGGCCTGGAGGCGCGGACACGGCCTCGCGCTGGGCATCGTTGAGCCCGTCGAGCAGGTGGGAAACATCCATCCGGGCATTCTACGGGAGGCCCGTCGCGTGCCCCGCGACGTCAGGTCGCCGGGCCCTCGCCAAGCTCGCGAAGCACCGCGTCGAAGGGGGCGGGCCGCGCCAGCAGGAAACCCTGGAACTCGTCGCAGCCGCGCGCGCGCAGCCACTCGTGCTGGTGCCAGGTTTCCACGCCCTCGGCGATGACGGCGAGCTCCAGGCCCTGGGCCATGCGCAGGATCGCGTCGCAGATCGCCTCGGTGTCGGGGTCGCGGCCCAGGTCGCGGACGAAGGACTGGTCGAGCTTGAGCCGTTCCACCGGAAGGTGCTTGAGATAGGCCAGGCTGGAATACCCGGTGCCGAAGTCGTCGACCGCCAACGACACGCCGAGCGCGCTCAGGGCCTCCATCACCCGCCGGGCGTCCACGGGACTCGCCAGCAGCACGCTCTCGGTCAATTCGAGCTCCAGCCGTCCGCGCGGCAGCCGGAATTCGGCCATGACCTGCGCGACGTCCTCCACCAGGTGCTGCTGGAACTGCAGCGCCGAGACGTTCACGCCCATCCGCAGCGCGCCCCAGCCGGCCTCGTCGAGCCTGCGCCAGCAGCGCACCGCTTCGCGCAGCACCCAGCGCCCCAGCGGCAGGATCAGGCCGGAATCCTCGCAGGCCGGCATGAACACGCCCGGCCCCAGCACCCCGCGCTCGGGGTGGCGCCAGCGCACCAGCGCCTCCATGCCGCAGGGCTTGCCTTCGGCGCCGTACTGCAGCTGGAACGCCAGCTCGAATTCCTCGCGTTGGAGTGCCTTGTGCAGCTCCTGCACCAGCAACAGCCGCTCGCCGGCATGCGAGTCGAACCCGCTGCAGTACGCGAGGCTGCGATTGCGGCCCAGGCGCTTGGCCTGGGCGCCCGCCTGGCTGGCCGCACGCAGGAGCGTCGTGCCGTCGTCGCCATCGCCCGGATGCAGGCTGTAGCCGATGCTGGGCGTGACGTGCAGCGAGATGCCGCTGACCTCGACCGGGCCGGCCACGGCGGCGCGCAGCGCGTCCACGCAGGGTCCGGCGACGGCCCCGGGCGCCAGTGGCAGCATCACGCCGAACTCGTCGCCGCCCAGGCGCGCGACCAGGGCCTGCGCCCCCGCCGCCGCTTCCAGCGTCCTGGCGACGGCGACCAGCAACTGGTCGCCGACGCCGTGCCCCAGGCTGTCGTTGACCAGCTGGAACCGGTCGAGATCGAGATGGCACACCGCCAGCGCTGCGCCGCCCTCCATCGCCTCGTCGATGGCGCGGATCAGGCAGTCGCGGTTCGCGAGCCCGGTCAGGGCGTCGTGGCTGGCCCGGAACGCCAGCTCCTCGGCCGCGCGCTTGCGCATCGTGACGTCGCCCACGATGCCCACGAAGTGACTGGCCTGGCCCTCGCGGTCGACCACCGGCGTCAGCCGGACCTCGAGGCAGCGTTCGTCGGCCGGGTTCCGACCATCCCTGACCTCGACCTGCACGTCCTCGCCACGCGCCATCGCGCGGGTGACCAGACGGCGCGCCCGCGGGTCGACGATGGCGTCGACAGCCTCCGCCCGCTCGCTGCCGTCCTGTCCGGTATCGACGCCGGTCAGCCGCGCGAATGCCTGGTTGCCGTAGACCAGCGAGCCACTCTCCGCCCCGAGGATGAACACGCCCTCTTCGGACGCCTCCACCGCGCGCCGC
The sequence above is a segment of the Luteimonas sp. MC1750 genome. Coding sequences within it:
- a CDS encoding DUF2782 domain-containing protein gives rise to the protein MNRFAPALAAALLLGACATSADPLVQAGIPEGAEETVRIEANGDTVTEYRVDGRVRALKVEPSRGPTYYLYDRDGDGIVDSERDGVSPVYFKLFEWN
- a CDS encoding manganese efflux pump MntP family protein — translated: MHPLSILMLGIAMSTDAFAAAVGKGAAMRRPQLRDALRAGLIFGAIEAVTPVVGWALGTAASAYVTAWDHWIAFTLLTLLGLRMIRAGIRGMAGADDDAADAPVRHGFWALAATGFATSIDAMAVGVGLAFLDVNILAVAATIGLTTLVMVTAGILLGRVLGAMAGRRAEIGGGVLLIAIGAFILFEHLGGMA
- the polA gene encoding DNA polymerase I; the protein is MKRLVLIDGSSYLYRAFHALPPLTNAEGEPTGALFGVVNMLRATLKEQPEYVAFVVDAPGRTFRDDLYPEYKANRAPMPDDLRAQVQPMCDVVEALGMPILRVPGVEADDVIGTLALDAAAQGIDVTISTGDKDFAQLVRPGVSLVNTMSGSRTDSDEAVFAKFGVRPDQIVDLLALMGDSVDNIIGVEKCGPKTAAKWLAAHDTLDGVIAAAPEIKGKVGDNLRAALERLPLNRTLATIRTDVGLEAGPTDLALREPDVDTLRTFYARYGFGQALRELDGGSANGVVPAKATIARPGTGFVAPAAAPDAAALDPALAVAGRHETIFDATALEAWIARLREAGVFALDTETDSLDPLRANLVGLSVCAEPGHAAYLPLAHDYPGAPAQLDRAQALERLRLLLEDPGVRKVGQNGKYDLHVLRRHGVRVAGYADDTLLESFVLDSGRARHDMDSLARRELGYQTLAYTDVAGKGAKQIPFSQVAIDDATRYAAEDADVTLRLHRVLSARLESEPGLQPVYRDIEMPLVDVLARVEAHGVLLDGDELRRQGAELGRRMLELQQRATALAGRSFNLDSPKQVCALLYDELRLPTLVKTPKGQPSANEEALEAIAELHELPRVILDYRSMAKLRGTYTDKLPEMVNPETGRLHTSYQQAGAATGRLASSDPNLQNIPIRTEDGRRIRTAFIAPPGRKIVACDYSQIELRIMAHLSQDNGLLTAFAGGADIHRATAAEVFGRGIDEVTGDERRAAKAINFGLMYGMGAFGLARNLGISRGEAQDYIALYFSRYPGVRDFMERTRAQAREQGYVETVFGRRLYLEYISRGTQAQRAGAERAAINAPMQGTAADIIKRAMVSVDGWLADRADRALMILQVHDELVFECDADFVDTLLAGVVARMTGAADLKVPLVVDSGFGDNWEQAH
- a CDS encoding EAL domain-containing protein, coding for MSGRRQREGDAGSARQRRAWWLGGTLIACVVLATVAVALNDLRVRREAGERYLQALVDSHAREVGQRIDGVQRAFHGLVNGLEAIESVAPGVAPVFAREQVARIASGHPHVHGLRMERVAPEFVPPDASERYRLYLGTPGRDARGRWVIPLAMPFDWDAAGQASRWLRAELDADAFTEILRVHEVGAQGVASLLTLDAILIARSDSGTRHAGLDVARSPVFAPSADPRQGVVRARSLLDGVERFVGYRRIDGRPLMATVGMTPEAMYGGWWTFVATLAAGVLALLAAWVGGMAMLGRAAGREARMRRDIAASEDAVGHLRERVRDAEAQYRFLYQQHPLPAIVYDRETLAILETNDAALHQFRRERESMLGIGVGDLLVDGTGEDLRQEILAHPQAYGHRTWTMRRGDGTTFSGLVFARDLVAFDERPARLALALDVTDRVRAEADLRLLRRAVEASEEGVFILGAESGSLVYGNQAFARLTGVDTGQDGSERAEAVDAIVDPRARRLVTRAMARGEDVQVEVRDGRNPADERCLEVRLTPVVDREGQASHFVGIVGDVTMRKRAAEELAFRASHDALTGLANRDCLIRAIDEAMEGGAALAVCHLDLDRFQLVNDSLGHGVGDQLLVAVARTLEAAAGAQALVARLGGDEFGVMLPLAPGAVAGPCVDALRAAVAGPVEVSGISLHVTPSIGYSLHPGDGDDGTTLLRAASQAGAQAKRLGRNRSLAYCSGFDSHAGERLLLVQELHKALQREEFELAFQLQYGAEGKPCGMEALVRWRHPERGVLGPGVFMPACEDSGLILPLGRWVLREAVRCWRRLDEAGWGALRMGVNVSALQFQQHLVEDVAQVMAEFRLPRGRLELELTESVLLASPVDARRVMEALSALGVSLAVDDFGTGYSSLAYLKHLPVERLKLDQSFVRDLGRDPDTEAICDAILRMAQGLELAVIAEGVETWHQHEWLRARGCDEFQGFLLARPAPFDAVLRELGEGPAT
- the uvrD gene encoding DNA helicase II; this translates as MDVSHLLDGLNDAQREAVSAPPGHYLVLAGAGSGKTRVLTHRIAWLNEVFGVPVHGIFAVTFTNKAAAEMRHRADALLRNGARGLWIGTFHGLAHRLLRLHWQDAKLPEGFQILDSDDQLRLVKRVVQQLELDEARFPPRQIAWWINAQKDEGRRPAHIQDGQDEFGSVMLKAYALYQERCDRAGLVDFAEILLRAHELLRDTPALLAHYRQRFAHLMVDEFQDTNAIQYGFIRLLAGDGGQVFVVGDDDQAIYGWRGAKVENVQRFLQDFPGARTIRLEQNYRSTAAILDAANAVIAHNPGRLGKKLWTDSGAGDPIDLFAAYNEIDEADYIVGRIREWVRDGGSHGDCAVLYRSNAQSRIIEEKLLEAQLPYRVYGGVRFFERAEVKDALAYLRLVANRADDAAFERAVNTPTRGIGGRTLDEVRMRAREDGVSLWEASQRCAQGGGLAGRARNALAAFHALLDAIDGELADLPLKDKIDHVLERSGLREHYARESKGSLDSRVDNLDELVSVASRFVRGDDDEAAALTELVAFLAYAALEAGEGQAQAGEDGVQLMTLHSAKGLEFPLVFLAGLEEGLFPNARSIDESGRLEEERRLAYVGITRARQKLVLSHAETRRLHGQDMYGMPSRFLREIPPALLNEVRPKVQVSRPRYAQAPRRDYGHAVVDETPGIAVGQGVSHARFGTGVVTDIEGAGAHARVQVNFDEAGSKWLVMAYASLQPA
- a CDS encoding DUF502 domain-containing protein, whose protein sequence is MELITPPGHDRGGDSGYVGLRRHLQPVLTTWLTGLLSVLPLVLTLVLLGWAVGVVNGVLGPNSLFGRSFTVFGTWFAAHPVVAWLLGTALTIVLVYLLGLLVQSRLKAPFKAMLDNTMRRIPLVGSIYALAERFVSVIGDRQQADIAAMSPVWCFFGGDGVAVLGLLPNPEPIEIDGRMHLTVLVPTAPIPVGGGLLYVPAAWVKPADIGIDTLTSVYLSMGITSPRPGPATSARGKIHVPVGE